The following are encoded together in the Mastacembelus armatus chromosome 6, fMasArm1.2, whole genome shotgun sequence genome:
- the tubgcp6 gene encoding gamma-tubulin complex component 6, protein MYPSSTNHMKSSSITELLGALCDCSLSGVSWKRRALGGVSREGYRKALKKRAYGALLSKLFQDGTKGSASGPSATASTPPRNKVLMICFDLRVAGCREEAERLEEQLGMLPEGASSGLKEVDAVLELLVHLAGSAPPPPTSFSTDYMRRERPVLRRPRPWGYQSEELQRLEARAWGLVCGEEWGTLENLCGTQRLMDAPPGTGLLALRTKMEMEERFEKETRMTLFGALQNTRTSDLDIRLDLPPVPSNIDVTGLAIRVPPCIDQSEDEGFQSASNLTPDSQSEPSPIPDIDIWEAVRTFEPGRCRYWESVGCPPGKRESLYLTEGGREAFDQLYRLWEGEIRVVSTSTPSPILLLPLDSQTQLVSDLLNVLIGVASTTFPLNQNVQFDVRPGVCVSGASPESVSRLLGELAQYGTYYLRLSRFSLQSADKKGLVFQAFTGGLRKYLHYYRACVLSTPPTLSLLTIGFLFRKVGCQLRYLSELCCVDGPLGAGQTTFPVGVKLLSYLYNEAQNNCSNENYPVLLSLLKSSCEPYTRFVSDWVYSGVFRDVYGEFMIQVNEEYLGYRDKHFWVQGYTLISKDVEDCVPIFLRHIANDVYVCGKTINLLKICCPQHYICWSELPVPRIAVTFSLQEVEEIERDCAVYRGRMERIAKHSAISREEQALRTEQARQELINQVRESAAKTLESIRGRQVSQRLAEEAKKRERFEELKQHLEQEQEWRSAAKKKQEEDDFSFARELRDREKRLQALEEHLEQRARKELIAQYSRLSAEAACRERRAMWRVQRMRLDETRAQFFMHDRQQIQAILEKYPLGQKRPPVEELPSASLPQPAPVSPTQVLSEKQPVEAQESDGVSPPPDPSSSTLTALTVDPALISENIDINDFLPKSPNPDSQQVDIALQEIGSDLPEACPTAQLVDYDFSAPFSPLEGIAGQASGQPRSRWGPVVQPDLIHNHPSFSHISVGENMSQVDVSVPKANPFGHASKSSFAPGQYIPEEPQNISRASRPPSKVSGQGSASKIDCKQEEALPEQDTEVENNKVEISESEQDAKAESKSVAPTQENEAVDTAPSASPKKGPDNGDNKEVSGSNHQFTPLEANSQDYSSDTQDKVDENNFLTKTHDHASSGHLKVGELVSNVASQPSPSIHGHSSDAHIKVGQFVSDVTTPLPLPSVHGHISDSHMKIGEHVSEVDAPLPSPSVYGHSSDAHIKVGENISEFVAPRPTPNVHGHASDAHIKVGELVSDVVAPFPTPSTHGHSSDSNIKVGEFVSNIPEARPRWSKHGHASDSTLQPGCVVSGDEPPLSPLPGSSYGHASDSTLGIGCVVSKTEPLPSPLPGSAYGHSSDSTLGVGCVVLGMEPKRSALPGSAYGHSSDSSLGIGCVVKSKSSGTQQKMEDCEDSKGSKLESPGELLVQGIGSWAAGFSMSPGEKSEKEYLVALSAQYEVEHYEDCYNLMASSPECQLLKQVTRGPWGIPMDPTLRRATDTTAVQLSEMVSLPVLIKHSVTTPLITHVSLVNKAVVDYFFVELGVERHFEALRHFLLMEDGEFAQSLSDLIFEKLGSGQTPGELLTPLVLNSILSKALQYSLHGDTPLASNFTFALRFLPETFLPHAPDSLNCLELRYKVDWPLNIIITDSCMNKYNRLFSFLLQLKHMVWSLRDVWFHLKRTALVKGAGHSVQFRQLQLYRHEMQHFVKVIQGYIANQILQVSWSEFTAKLATASDLDAIHHTHADYLNRAIFRGLLTEKAAPVMNIIHSIFSLILKFRAQLIAQPWDSQQGEAVHPSFIAMQQSYNTFKYYSHFLFKVVTKLVNRGYQPHLEDFLLRINFNNYYKES, encoded by the exons ATGTACCCGAGCTCTACTAACCacatgaagagcagcagcaTTACTGAGCTTCTGGGTGCCCTATGTGACTGCAGTCTGTCTGGAGTATCGTGGAAGCGCCGTGCCCTGGGAGGAGTATCAAGAGAAGGTTACCGCAAAGCTCTCAAGAAGCGTGCCTACGGTGCCCTGCTGTCTAAACTATTTCAAGATGGCACCAAAGGGTCTGCCTCAGGACCAAGTGCTACAGCAAGTACACCACCGAGAAACAAAGTCCTGATGATTTGTTTTGACCTACGAGTGGCCGGGTGTCGAGAGGAAGCAGAGAGGTTGGAAGAGCAGCTGGGGATGTTGCCAGAGGGAGCATCCTCTGGCCTGAAGGAAGTAGATGCAGTCCTTGAGCTCCTGGTGCACCTAGCTGGTTCAGCACCTCCACCTCCTACCTCTTTCAGCACGGACTACATGAGACGAGAGCGGCCTGTGCTGCGCAGGCCTCGACCCTGGGGCTACCAGAGCGAGGAGCTGCAGAGGCTAGAGGCCCGTGCTTGGGGGTTAGTGTGTGGGGAGGAATGGGGGACTTTGGAGAATTTGTGTGGAACTCAGAGGTTGATGGATGCCCCTCCTGGTACAGGGCTGCTGGCTCTGAGGACTAAAATGGAAATGGAAGAAAGATTTGAGAAGGAGACCAGGATGACACTGTTTGGAGCACTTCAGAACACTCGCACTTCAGACCTAGACATTAGACTGGATCTGCCTCCTGTTCCCAGTAATATTGATGTAACTGGGCTGGCTATTAGG GTCCCTCCATGTATAGATCAGTCTGAGGATGAGGGCTTCCAGTCAGCCTCCAACCTGACCCCAGACTCTCAGTCAGAGCCCAGCCCTATTCCAGATATTGACATATGGGAGGCTGTCCGTACATTTGAGCCTGGAAGATGCCGCTATTGGGAGTCTGTTGGCTG CCCACCGGGGAAAAGGGAGTCTCTCTATCTAACAGAAGGTGGTAGGGAGGCTTTCGACCAGCTCTATCGACTATGGGAGGGGGAGATTCGGGTGGTGAGCACCAGTACACCCTCTCCTATCCTCCTGCTGCCCCTGGACTCTCAGACACAGCTGGTATCTGACCTCCTCAATGTCCTAATTGGAGTGGCATCCACAACTTTCCCTCTTAACCAG AATGTTCAATTTGACGTAAGACCTGGTGTTTGCGTGTCCGGAGCCTCTCCAGAGAGTGTGTCTCGTCTCTTGGGGGAACTGGCCCAGTATGGTACTTATTACCTGAGGCTTAGCCGCTTTTCTCTGCAGAGTGCTGACAAGAAGGGCCTAGTCTTTCAG GCTTTTACAGGTGGTCTGCGGAAGTATCTGCATTACTACAGGGCTTGTGTTCTTAGCACTCCACCCACCCTCAGCCTGTTGACTATTGGTTTCCTCTTTCGCAAAGTTGGCTGCCAACTCAG GTACCTGTCAGAGCTGTGCTGTGTAGACGGGCCTTTGGGTGCAGGCCAGACTACCTTCCCTGTG GGTGTTAAGCTGCTGTCCTACCTGTACAACGAAGCACAGAATAACTGCAGCAATGAGAACTATCCAGTCCTGTTGTCTCTGCTGAAGAGCAGCTGTGAACCCTATACACG GTTTGTGTCTGACTGGGTGTATAGTGGCGTGTTTCGAGATGTTTATGGCGAATTCATGATTCAGGTCAATGAGGAGTACCTCGGCTACAGAG ACAAACACTTCTGGGTTCAAGGCTACACTCTAATCTCAAAGGATGTGGAGGATTGTGTTCCTATCTTCCTGAGACATATCGCCAACGATGTGTATGTCTGTGGCAAGACCATCAACCTCCTCAAGATCTGCTGTCCACAG CACTATATCTGCTGGTCAGAGCTGCCGGTGCCTCGAATTGCTGTCACCTTCTCCCTCCAGGAGGTTGAGGAGATTGAAAGGGACTGTGCTGTGTACCGTGGGCGTATGGAGAGGATTGCTAAGCACAGCGCCATCAGCAGGGAGGAGCAA GCCCTACGAACAGAGCAGGCACGCCAGGAGCTGATCAATCAGGTCAGAGAGTCAGCAGCCAAAACCCTGGAGAGCATCCGTG GGCGCCAGGTGTCGCAACGTCTGGCTGAGGAGGCCAAGAAGAGAGAGCGTTTTGAAGAGCTGAAACAGCACCTGGAGCAAGAGCAAGAG TGGAGAAGTGCAGCCAAaaagaagcaggaggaggatgacTTCAGCTTTGCCAGAGAGCTGCGGGACAGAGAGAAGAGGCTACAGGCCCTGGAGGAGCATCTGGAGCAGAGAGCCAG GAAGGAGCTGATTGCTCAATACAGCCGTCTATCAGCAGAAGCAGCCTGCAGAGAGAGACGAGCCATGTGGAGGGTGCAGCGAATGAGGCTGGATGAAACCCGAGCTCAGTTCTTCATGCATGACAGGCAGCAGATTCAG GCAATACTTGAGAAATATCCCCTAGGTCAGAAGAGACCTCCTGTGGAAGAGCTGCCCTCTGCTTCCTTACCACAACCAGCACCA GTGTCTCCAACTCAGGTGCTGTCTGAGAAGCAGCCAGTTGAGGCCCAAGAATCTGATGGTGTATCACCACCACCTGATCCATCTTCATCCACACTCACTGCTCTCACAGTAGACCCTGCTCTCATCTCTGAGAACATTGATATCAATGATTTTCTTCCAAAGTCACCAAATCCTGATAGTCAGCAGGTTGATATTGCTCTACAAGAAATCGGCTCTGACCTACCTGAAGCCTGCCCTACAGCACAACTTGTTGACTATGACTTCAGTGCCCCCTTTAGTCCACTTGAGGGCATTGCTGGCCAAGCCTCAGGACAGCCCCGCTCTCGCTGGGGACCTGTAGTCCAGCCTGATTTGATTCACAACCACCCCTCTTTCTCTCATATTTCCGTAGGAGAGAATATGTCTCAAGTGGATGTGAGTGTCCCCAAAGCCAACCCTTTTGGTCATGCCTCCAAATCCAGCTTTGCTCCAGGCCAGTATATCCCTGAGGAGCCCCAAAATATATCCAGAGCTTCCAGACCTCCATCTAAAGTCTCAGGGCAGGGAAGTGCCTCAAAAATAGACTGCAAACAAGAAGAAGCTTTGCCAGAACAGGACACTGAAGTGGAGAACAATAAAGTGGAGATATCGGAAAGTGAACAAGATGCAAAAGCTGAGAGTAAATCTGTTGCGCCTACACAAGAAAATGAAGCAGTAGATACTGCCCCTTCTGCCTCTCCCAAGAAAGGTCCTGATAATGGTGACAACAAAGAAGTGAGTGGTTCTAACCATCAATTTACACCACTTGAGGCTAACAGTCAAGACTACAGCTCAGATACTCAAGATAAGGTTGATGAAAATAATTTCTTGACAAAAACTCATGATCATGCTTCCAGTGGACATCTAAAGGTTGGAGAGCTGGTTTCAAATGTTGCCTCTCAACCTTCCCCCAGCATTCACGGACACTCCTCTGATGCTCACATAAAGGTTGGGCAGTTTGTATCTGATGTAACTACTCCCCTGCCATTACCCAGTGTTCATGGCCACATCTCAGATTCCCACATGAAAATTGGAGAACATGTTTCAGAAGTTGATGCTCCTCTACCTTCTCCCAGTGTTTATGGTCACTCTTCTGATGCTCACATTAAAGTTggtgaaaacatttcagaattTGTTGCTCCTCGTCCTACTCCGAATGTCCATGGTCATGCCTCAGATGCCCACATCAAAGTTGGGGAGCTTGTTTCAGATGTAGTTGCACCATTTCCTACTCCTAGTACCCATGGTCATTCCTCTGATTCGAATATAAAAGTAGGTGAGTTTGTTTCCAACATACCTGAAGCAAGACCTCGCTGGAGTAAGCATGGGCATGCCTCAGACAGCACGCTTCAACCAGGCTGTGTGGTATCTGGAGATGAACCACCTTTGTCCCCTCTGCCTGGAAGTTCTTATGGTCACGCCTCAGACTCAACATTAGGCATCGGATGTGTGGTGTCCAAAACCGAACCACTTCCGTCACCACTACCAGGCAGCGCCTATGGCCACTCCTCTGATTCAACATTGGGCGTAGGTTGTGTGGTTTTGGGGATGGAGCCAAAACGCTCTGCACTACCAGGGAGTGCTTATGGCCACTCATCAGATTCTTCACTTGGCATTGGTTGTGTGGTGAAGAGCAAAAGCAGTGGAACTCAGCAGAAAATGGAGGACTGTGAAGATAGTAAAG GTTCTAAGTTAGAGAGCCCTGGTGAGCTGCTGGTTCAGGGCATAGGGTCCTGGGCTGCTGGATTCAGTATGTCTCCTGGAGAAAAGTCTGAGAAGGAATACCTTGTGGCTTTGTCTGCTCAGTACGAGGTGGAACACTATGAAGACTGCTACAACCTAATGG ctTCATCCCCTGAGTGTCAGCTGCTGAAGCAGGTAACCCGGGGCCCATGGGGAATTCCTATGGACCCCACACTGCGCAGAGCTACAGACACCACTGCAGTCCAACTCAGCGAGATGGTTTCCCTGCCAGTTCTCATTAAACACTCTGTCACTACACCGCTCATCACACA TGTGTCTTTGGTGAACAAGGCTGTGGTGGACTACTTCTTTGTGGAGCTGGGGGTGGAAAGACACTTTGAGGCACTGCGACACTTCCTGCTGATGGAGGATGGAGAGTTTGCACAGTCCCTCAGTGATCTGATCTTTGAAAAG CTGGGCAGTGGGCAGACCCCCGGTGAGCTGCTGACCCCCCTGGTCCTGAACTCCATCCTCAGTAAAGCCCTGCAGTATAGCTTACATGGAGACACCCCTTTGGCCAGTAACTTCACCTTCGCCCTTCGCTTCCTCCCAGAGACCTTCCTTCCACATGCTCCTGACTCTCTCAACTGTTTGGAGCTACGCTACAAG GTGGACTGGCCACTTAACATCATCATCACGGACAGCTGCATGAACAAGTACAACCGCCTGTTTTCgttcctgctgcagctcaaaCACATGGTGTGGAGCCTCCGCGATGTCTGGTTCCACCTCAAGAGAACAG cgCTGGTAAAAGGGGCCGGTCACTCTGTGCAGTTCCGTCAGCTGCAGCTATACCGACATGAGATGCAGCATTTTGTCAAGGTGATACAAGGATACATCGCCAACCAGATCCTACAAGTGTCCTGGAGCGAATTCACAGCCAAGCTGGCCACTGCCAGCGACCTAGACGCCATccaccacacacatgcagactaCCTCAACAGAGCCATCTTCAG GGGTTTGCTGACAGAGAAAGCAGCTCCAGTCATGAACATCATCCACAGCATCTTCAGCCTGATTCTCAAGTTTCGGGCCCAACTGATTGCACAGCCCTGGGACAGCCAGCAGGGGGAGGCAGTGCACCCCAGCTTCATTGCCATGCAGCAGTCATACAACACCTTCAAGTATTATTCTCACTTCCTCTTCAAAG tggtcACCAAGCTGGTGAATAGAGGCTACCAGCCTCATTTAGAAGATTTCCTTCTTCGCATTAACTTTAACAACTACTACAAAGAGTCCTGA